One region of Vescimonas fastidiosa genomic DNA includes:
- a CDS encoding shikimate kinase — protein sequence MRCGLLGRTLSHSHSPLLHSLLGSYDYALFEIPPEQVEDFLRSGPWDGLNVTIPYKRTAYALCDSLSPAAREAGNVNTLLRRPDGSLYGDNTDAFGFSYLLEKSGISVAGREVLVLGTGGAAQTVCSVLHRLGAHIAAGYHTVPPCTKTLRRTVTDFFPISAPNRHQNAPIVINATPVGMYPHNGRSPVNLADFPHCEAVFDLIYNPLRTALLLQAETLEIQGFNGLPMLCAQAAAAASVFTGAPVSYEKIRRAEDTLRRKLENIILIGMPGSGKTTLARLLARDLGRECLDCDEEFLRRTGLTAEEFLIKQGETAFREMETEILRDLGKRWGTVLSTGGGCVTRPENRALLRQNGRVLWLQRDPDKLALSGRPLLRNTTPRALYEARKNLYADFCDEAASNNADPARGLAQIKEILEKS from the coding sequence ATGCGCTGCGGACTGCTGGGACGGACCCTTTCTCACAGCCATTCTCCCCTGCTGCACAGCCTCCTGGGCAGCTACGACTACGCTCTTTTTGAAATTCCCCCGGAGCAGGTAGAGGATTTTCTCCGCTCCGGCCCCTGGGACGGGCTCAATGTGACCATTCCCTATAAGCGCACGGCCTATGCCCTGTGCGATTCTCTTTCCCCCGCCGCCCGGGAAGCCGGCAATGTGAACACCCTCCTCCGCCGCCCCGACGGCAGCCTCTACGGCGACAACACCGATGCCTTCGGTTTTTCCTATCTCCTGGAAAAATCCGGTATTTCCGTGGCTGGCCGGGAGGTTTTGGTCCTGGGCACCGGAGGGGCGGCTCAGACCGTTTGCTCCGTTTTGCACCGGTTGGGCGCACACATCGCCGCCGGGTATCATACTGTCCCCCCCTGCACCAAAACTCTGCGCCGAACCGTCACCGATTTTTTCCCCATATCGGCACCGAATCGGCACCAAAATGCACCGATTGTCATCAACGCGACCCCGGTGGGAATGTACCCCCATAATGGCCGATCTCCCGTAAATTTGGCCGACTTTCCCCACTGTGAGGCGGTTTTTGACCTCATCTATAATCCCCTGCGCACCGCCCTCCTTCTTCAGGCGGAAACCCTTGAAATACAAGGCTTTAACGGCCTTCCCATGCTCTGCGCTCAGGCCGCAGCCGCCGCCTCCGTCTTTACCGGAGCGCCCGTTTCCTACGAGAAGATCCGCCGGGCCGAGGATACCCTCCGCCGGAAGCTCGAGAACATTATTCTGATCGGTATGCCCGGCAGCGGCAAGACCACCTTGGCCCGGCTTCTGGCAAGGGATCTGGGCCGGGAGTGCCTGGACTGTGACGAGGAATTCCTGCGCCGCACGGGGCTCACCGCCGAGGAATTCCTTATAAAGCAAGGGGAGACAGCTTTTCGGGAAATGGAAACGGAGATCCTCCGGGACCTGGGAAAGCGCTGGGGCACGGTCCTCTCCACCGGGGGCGGCTGTGTGACAAGGCCCGAAAACCGGGCTCTCCTGCGGCAAAACGGGCGGGTACTTTGGCTGCAGCGAGACCCGGATAAGCTGGCTCTTTCGGGCCGTCCCCTGCTCCGGAACACCACGCCCCGGGCTCTGTATGAGGCCCGAAAAAATCTCTACGCGGATTTCTGCGACGAAGCTGCTTCAAACAATGCCGACCCCGCCCGGGGTCTGGCGCAGATCAAGGAGATATTGGAAAAATCATGA
- a CDS encoding type II 3-dehydroquinate dehydratase produces the protein MKFLILNGPNLNLLGLREPEIYGRDTYDDLVALTEKTCREAGISPVFYQSNHEGDLIDAVQNARLTCDGIILNPGGYTHTSIALADALRAVGLPAVEVHISDPLQREPFRRVSYTGMACLHTIRGQGIDGYRQAVLWLKDFLSGK, from the coding sequence ATGAAATTTCTCATACTAAACGGCCCCAACCTGAATCTGCTGGGTCTGCGTGAGCCGGAAATTTATGGCCGGGACACCTACGACGACCTGGTTGCCCTGACAGAGAAAACCTGCCGGGAAGCGGGCATTTCCCCGGTTTTTTACCAGTCCAACCACGAGGGGGACCTCATCGACGCGGTGCAAAACGCAAGGCTTACCTGCGACGGCATCATCCTCAATCCCGGCGGGTACACCCACACCAGCATCGCCCTGGCCGACGCCCTCCGGGCGGTAGGTCTGCCGGCGGTGGAGGTACACATTTCCGACCCCCTGCAGCGGGAGCCTTTTCGCCGCGTCTCCTACACGGGCATGGCCTGCCTGCACACCATCCGCGGCCAGGGTATCGACGGCTACCGCCAGGCGGTGCTGTGGCTGAAGGACTTCTTATCGGGAAAGTAA
- a CDS encoding chorismate mutase: MELTDLRREIDRVDSEILRLLAERMALCDRVAAYKSDHGLPILDEAREEEKLARAAASVPADLSGDARELFALLLSLSRRRQAALRKREVD; the protein is encoded by the coding sequence ATGGAACTGACTGACCTGCGCCGGGAAATTGACCGGGTGGATTCGGAAATTCTGCGGCTGCTTGCAGAGCGCATGGCCCTGTGCGACCGGGTGGCCGCCTATAAATCCGACCACGGCCTGCCCATTTTAGATGAAGCCCGGGAGGAAGAAAAGCTGGCCCGGGCCGCCGCCTCCGTCCCGGCGGATTTGTCCGGGGACGCCCGGGAGCTTTTCGCCCTCCTCCTCTCCCTGAGCCGCCGCCGTCAGGCAGCGCTGCGGAAGCGGGAGGTGGACTGA
- the aroC gene encoding chorismate synthase produces the protein MSTLSGDTLRLTLFGRSHGPSVGMTLSGLPAREPVSLPALQDFLGRRAPGRSPLSTARREADIPRFLSGIKDGVTTGEDIAAIIENTDVKSNDYPSLTTVPRPGHADYTSYVKYGRIEPGGGPFSGRLTAPLCVAGGLCLQILRRRGITVLSRILSIGEVDDQGDLTAPTCEKAFPVVDDAQGEAMARAILQAKAQGDSLGGVIQCRVLGLPAGLGGPLFDGLESRLSAALFAIPAVKGVDFGSGFDAARLRGSENNDPFALETGRVVTTTNHCGGILGGISTGMPLEIRVAVKPTPSIALPQRSVDLKAMTPTTLQITGRHDPCIVPRAVPCVEAAAALILCDALLSNGKEPHHGTD, from the coding sequence ATGTCCACCCTCTCCGGAGATACCCTCCGCCTGACCCTCTTTGGCCGCTCCCACGGCCCCTCCGTGGGCATGACCCTCTCGGGCCTTCCGGCCAGGGAGCCGGTGTCCCTTCCGGCGCTGCAAGACTTTTTAGGCCGCCGCGCCCCGGGCCGCAGCCCTCTCTCCACAGCCCGCCGGGAGGCGGATATACCCCGCTTTCTCTCCGGCATAAAGGACGGTGTGACCACCGGGGAGGACATCGCGGCGATTATTGAAAATACCGATGTTAAATCGAATGATTATCCATCCCTGACTACCGTCCCCCGGCCGGGCCACGCCGACTATACCTCCTATGTGAAGTATGGCCGCATAGAGCCCGGCGGTGGGCCCTTTTCCGGGCGGCTCACGGCCCCTCTGTGCGTGGCCGGGGGTCTTTGCCTGCAAATCCTCCGCCGCCGGGGCATCACCGTCCTCTCCCGAATTCTCTCCATCGGGGAGGTGGACGATCAGGGGGATTTGACCGCCCCCACCTGCGAAAAAGCTTTCCCCGTGGTGGATGACGCCCAGGGCGAGGCCATGGCCCGGGCCATTCTGCAGGCCAAGGCCCAAGGCGACAGCCTGGGCGGCGTTATCCAGTGCCGGGTGCTGGGCCTGCCCGCGGGGCTGGGCGGCCCCCTGTTTGACGGCCTGGAGAGCCGCCTCAGCGCCGCCCTGTTCGCCATCCCCGCCGTGAAGGGTGTGGACTTTGGCAGCGGATTTGATGCCGCCCGGCTCCGGGGCAGCGAAAATAACGACCCCTTCGCCTTGGAAACGGGCCGGGTCGTCACCACCACCAACCACTGCGGCGGCATTTTAGGCGGCATCTCCACGGGTATGCCCCTGGAAATCCGGGTGGCCGTGAAGCCCACCCCCTCCATCGCCCTGCCCCAGCGGAGTGTAGACCTGAAGGCCATGACCCCCACGACCCTGCAGATCACGGGCCGCCACGACCCCTGCATCGTCCCCCGGGCGGTGCCCTGTGTGGAGGCCGCCGCCGCCTTGATCCTGTGCGACGCACTGCTCTCAAACGGAAAGGAGCCTCACCATGGAACTGACTGA
- the aroA gene encoding 3-phosphoshikimate 1-carboxyvinyltransferase, with translation MNRVLSPGPRTGRVTVPGSKSRAHRLFLAAALGRTPVQLTCRGLSDDLLATLSCLEALGAQVENLKGDRFTLVPLSAPPAGEILLPCGESGTTLRFLLPLVGVLGAEAVFQRRGRLPRRPLEPLLAELTRHGMTIRAQGDDLFVRGHLTPGDYTLPGHISSQFISGLLLALPLLPGHSTLTLTSPPQSAPYIALTEQVLRQGGVKLRRGENAYAIPGGQGYALPSPQVVEGDWSAAAPFLCIGALRSAGVTVTGLTLPSLQGDSVLPALLEKMGAVVETSPQSVTVRAGTLRAITVDAGPIPDLIPPLCALCAVARGESRIRNARRLRDKESDRLQGVAELLNGLGGKLTVDGDDLRIFGVPRLQGGTADPRSDHRLAMTAAVAASACTGPVTVLDSDCVQKSYPAFWADYGQMTISR, from the coding sequence ATGAATCGGGTTCTCTCTCCCGGCCCCCGCACGGGCCGTGTCACTGTCCCCGGCTCCAAGTCCCGGGCCCATCGGCTCTTTCTGGCCGCCGCCCTGGGCCGCACCCCGGTGCAGCTTACCTGCCGGGGCCTGTCAGACGACCTCCTTGCCACCCTCTCCTGCCTGGAAGCCCTGGGCGCGCAGGTGGAAAACTTGAAGGGCGACCGCTTCACCCTTGTCCCCCTCTCCGCCCCTCCGGCGGGAGAAATCCTCCTGCCCTGCGGCGAGAGCGGCACCACCCTGCGCTTCCTGCTGCCCCTGGTGGGGGTTTTGGGCGCAGAAGCTGTTTTTCAGCGCCGTGGCCGCCTGCCCCGGCGTCCTCTGGAGCCGCTGCTGGCGGAGCTGACGCGCCACGGCATGACCATCCGGGCCCAAGGCGATGACCTGTTTGTACGGGGACATCTGACCCCTGGGGACTACACCCTCCCGGGCCACATCTCCTCCCAGTTCATCTCCGGTCTGCTGCTGGCCCTGCCCCTGCTGCCGGGCCATAGCACCCTCACCCTAACCTCTCCGCCCCAGTCCGCCCCCTACATTGCCCTGACGGAGCAGGTCTTGCGCCAAGGGGGCGTCAAACTGCGCCGGGGCGAAAATGCATATGCAATTCCCGGCGGCCAAGGCTACGCTCTCCCCTCTCCCCAGGTCGTGGAGGGGGACTGGTCCGCTGCCGCCCCTTTTCTGTGTATCGGGGCCCTGCGTTCGGCGGGAGTCACCGTCACCGGACTGACCCTGCCCTCCCTTCAGGGGGACAGCGTCCTCCCGGCCCTGCTGGAAAAAATGGGCGCGGTGGTGGAGACCTCTCCCCAAAGCGTCACCGTCCGGGCCGGGACGCTCCGGGCCATCACCGTGGATGCCGGGCCCATCCCCGACCTCATCCCGCCCCTGTGCGCCCTGTGCGCCGTGGCCCGGGGTGAAAGCCGCATCCGAAACGCCCGACGCCTGCGGGATAAAGAATCTGACCGTCTCCAAGGTGTGGCGGAATTATTAAACGGCTTAGGGGGCAAGCTCACCGTAGATGGCGACGATTTGCGCATTTTCGGCGTGCCCCGTCTGCAGGGCGGCACTGCCGACCCCCGGAGCGACCACCGCCTGGCCATGACTGCCGCCGTGGCGGCCTCCGCCTGCACCGGCCCCGTCACCGTTTTGGATAGCGACTGCGTGCAAAAATCCTACCCCGCCTTTTGGGCCGATTACGGCCAAATGACCATTTCCCGCTGA